In Lodderomyces elongisporus chromosome 1, complete sequence, the DNA window TGCTCCCGGAAGGATCGCATAAGGAAGAGTTTTTGACCGAGATCTTTGATAACCTCGAGCCGTATCTTGATACATATTCTGTCTTTTCGAAATTAAAGGAAGCGGGGTTCACTGATGCTCAAGCCGATTccattatttatttactcATTTATCAGTTGAACTCGAAATTATCCAAATTATCTACGATATATGCTCAGCAATACGAATTGGAAAGCGAACAGTACTTATTTGAAAGCGCTCAACAAGAGATTCGAGTTGACATTACACGAAGTCGAGAACAACACATTAATGAGTTGATTACTTTAGTCAATATTTTGGAGAGAGATTTCAATATCATCACCGACGAGCTTAACAATGATTActtaaagttgaaaaatgaTTCTCAAGTTGCCATTAATGAGCAAAAGTCTGAAAATACCTTAAATgtgaaaaagttgtttttgAGGATCCAGGAAACAAACCACAAAATAACCACGGAACTCGACTCTGCGATTCGATCTGAAATTGAGTCGCTTCGTTGGTACCTTTCGAGATGGGGTTTAATAACATTATTAGTATCGTTGTTTCTTGCAAGTTTGATATTCTTCAGTAGCAAATTTAAGATGCAAAAGGAAGAAgctaaaaaagaatttgttCCATTGGTTATTAGAGAACCTAGTGAGTacgatgaagatgactACCATACAGATTTAGATAAAGCTAGTATAGATTGAGCAAGTACGTTatcaatattatttttcacTATTTTCCTTACTAttagtattttttttctacatCATTAAGATTATCATTAAGATTATCATTCATTGATATGATTCTAATCAGAATGAAGATTAACTTTAAGATTAAAATTATGGGTTCAATTAGagtataatttttttttgttgtcaTTCGTGATCCTGTTTCAGGCCCCCCAGACGGCAGAAATGCGTTTGACAGTAGCTAGTGGACATGCGGCGAGTGCGGAATAATCAGCGAgggcaaaaataaaacatcTTCCCCTTTTCCactaaaaaataaaaagacgaaaaaaggaaaagggaatATAAAATACTTGCTTTCGAAAGTTGGAAATAGCTTACTTCACTTTTCTTTGGATCCAATTCCAAATTTACCAATactcaacaatttcagTTAATTTAACAAGTTACATATACTTAGTACCGCTGAATGTCAGAAGAATCACAAGCTTCACAAGCTTCACAAGCGTGTCAAGCGAAAGCATGTGCCATACAAGATTGTCTCCAGGGAAATGGGTACAATGAGGCAAAATGTACGAAGTACATCGACGACCTTTACCAGTGCTGCAAAAATTTTTATGAGGAAAATGGTGTTGACGCCAAAAGCGTATGCTGtccaaaattcaaattacTACAATTAAAGCTCAAGCAAAGATCGCTAGGTCAAATAGATGCAACCTTACTAGAAAATAAACGACATTGAAATATTCttcgaaaaaaaagaaaatagaaaatagaaaaaaagaaaaaagaaaatcttCTTCCGCTTAATTTCTTAGATTCTCTAACCCTTTGCAAAGTCTTCACTCCTCACACTCCTCACACCTTACACAATCCACAAGCTCCATAATTTCTATATTCTGGATACTAATTCAATCATGATTAAATATATGTTTAGAACCGCGTTATATACCCACCAACGGATATACACGACAAAACAAGGCTGGTAAAAACACTGGAAATTAACTCTATGACTTACCCGAGCACGAAAATCCTTCACATATTAATGAAAGATAGTTGTTATGTGGAAGAAAATACCATAAAAACCGTGACTCTAATGGGCGTCAAATTTAATTAAAGACATTgatgaaggaaaaagaagaaaaagaaaaggaaaaagaagaagtaaaagaagaaagaggatgaaaaatttgaagagAAATATTTTAAATTTATGAGAAGcacagagagagaaattGAGCGAGTGAGAGAGATGTAACCAATTGCACACGACCTTGGTGCTCTTTATTTACTACCAAACTTGTGTTGTACTTACCCATTCATacttatttctttctccaGTAGAAAATCAAGTTTACTTTAGTAACTGttttcttctacttctactactacttcttcttcttcttcttcttcttcttctttctttttcgatTTCGATttcgatttttttttcattatctttctttctcatcTTGTTCAAATCTGCTATATATACCTAAGTGCCGAttcttgtttgttcttgATTTGAAAGAAACCTTGTCGAATTGTATTCATTTGTGCGTATTATCAATCCTCCTATACTTGGTTTGGTTTTCTGGCCTTGTCATACTCCATCGAGTCGGGCACAAAGGGTTTGTAATCTAAAAATAATCAGTTAATATTCTATTTCAACAATAATCAAACCATTTACAGAGACATAGACACATTATCATCTCTCTTTCACGTTTACGTTCCATTGCGTGTCATAATAAACATGTATCATTTAAACATACCTGAAGAATCGTCAAGCCAGAGGTACTGCCCTGTAACGTTTTTTATTGAATTATCTGCTTTTACACTCTTTTCAAACTCCGCTATAGAAGCGTCTAAGCTAATTGGATCCATTCCCGCATCCAACAACTGCTTCCTCAACATTGCGATATGCAAAGCCATTTtgaaatttctttttgccaactctcttctttcctGCAATAATTGCAaatccttcttctttctttccttttgatAATTTAGTTGTTGCACCTGTAACGCTTTCAAGTTGATCGCCGTTGTCTCAGTGTGAAGTTTCTCAAGTTTCATGCGTTCTGTATAGTTGTCTATTGCAATGTATGCAAGAGCAAACATTGCAAGTAGTCCAGTAATTTCTCTTATGGAATTCTCATGAGGATGTGAATTCAGTGACGATGGTGAAGTAGATGGTGaagtggaagaagaagaagaagaagaagaagaggaggaggaggaaggcAAAGATGATGACAGTGATGGTATATTTGTAGTATGAGGACTCAGAACTGGCGAATGGTTCCCATGCTGATATTGCCCATGATTGGATATGGAAGGTAATTGATAATTAGTTTCAGGCGTCTGGTATGGCTGAGGAACTTGCTTGCGATTTGTGAAATGCGAAGGCGGATGCAGTGGGTTGAGGCTGAAAAGCCGAGACAATACTAAGGGAGCTTTCGGGCGAATCATTAATGTTAAGTGTGGAGTGGAAAAATGAGAATGTAGTAAAATAGATAAATGGTGTTGTATAGTTGCTGCAAACCAAATCAATTGTTCCAAATGTGGTTTGAGATTTATTagccttttttttacttttttacttttttacttttttctacttcttttctctttgttttcttttgacaATCTGTCGCCGGTGCGAATTCCGGTGCGGTTGGATGCGGATGAACCATTCTACAAATATACACCTTTAACGTTACGTCATATCCACAATCTAGGGTACGTAATTCACAATATTTCAATCtaataaaaatgaagatgaaaaatgaaaaatgataagtaaaaagtaaaaaatgaaatagaaaataaaaagaatgatTCGAAGTAGcggaatttttttttttttgatcatATCTTCTACAATGCTCGCTATATTTGTATGGaagtttatatatatagagagatatagatatattaatatataGTACGATACAAGAAACtactttttgtctttctttttattcaagAAATGTAGATTGTGCAAACTTAAACTTGACGTGGAGCGCACAGGATGCTTAACCGAGCGCTCACTGGCACTCCTTGATAATTGACTCACACTCTGATCATGCGGACTTGGTTGCCGCatctgtgtttgtgtcaGAGGGCTAGTTGACAATCCCGGGTTGTTCAACGATGAATTACTAGAACTTGCGACTGTGGGATTCAAGTGTCCATTTCTCTGCGGTACGGGGGCAGGGGTAGGAGAGTGAGCAGGTGTATGGCTATGAGAAGAcgcagaagcagaagctgAACCAGCAGAAGGGTGACCACCAGTGGTCAAATTGGTTGCTGATTTTTTTGCCGAAGCAAACATGCCAGCTAAATTTGACGATGACACATTTCTTGAACTTGCTGGAGACGAGCCTTGTGATGATCCTCGAGAGGACGCAATTTTACCACCTATTCCTCCTCCCAAGCGAGAGCCCAGTGACCGCGGTTGTTGTGTTAAATGGCGATTCACGTCTTGCAAATTAATATGCGAGTTCGAGTTCGAGTTCGAGTGTTGATGTAAATTTGTTGTCAATGAGGATGGCGAGGGTCCTTCATAAGCAGGCGAGAAATCATCGCTTCTATCACTCTTCATAGCTTGTTGATAAGATGGTACACGTGACAATTCGCTACTGTTCAAGATGTTGGCATCGGAATTGACCCTCGACAAGTGCACTGGAGGTGTCATTGGGTGTTCTCTTAAAAAGCTCTGATTTCTAGCCAAACCTGGCATTCTAGAATGTGCATATAAATCGCTTGAGTTTAAGTTTCGATGAGTTGGATCGCTGGACTGTTCATCTTCGTCATCGAGattgaaattaaaagtTGCGCCTCGCCCGTTACCCGTCAGGTTGTGTTCAGCTTCTTGCGCTTGTCTCTGTAGACTCAATTGTCTTAAATTCTCAGTTAAAGCTGAAGAGTCCAATGGTTGCATAG includes these proteins:
- the CMC4 gene encoding Cx9C motif-containing protein 4, mitochondrial, with product MESQASQASQACQAKACAIQDCLQGNGYNEAKCTKYIDDLYQCCKNFYEENGVDAKSVCCPKFKLLQLKLKQRSLGQIDATLLENKRH